In a genomic window of Muntiacus reevesi chromosome 1, mMunRee1.1, whole genome shotgun sequence:
- the ARL10 gene encoding ADP-ribosylation factor-like protein 10, protein MAPRPLSPLVLALGGAAAVLGSVLFILWKTYFGSGRERRWDGGEAWWGAEPAGLPQWDEWDPEDEEDVEPALEELEQREVLVLGLDGSGKSTFLRVLAGKPPLEGHIPTWGFNSVRLPTRDFEVDLLEIGGSQNLRFYWKEFVNEVDVLVFMVDSADRLRLPWARQELHKLLDKDPDLPVVVVANKQDLSEAMSMVELQQELGLQAVDSQREVFLLAASIAPAGTSFENPGTVHIWKLLLELLS, encoded by the exons ATGGCGCCGCGGCCGCTGAGCCCCTTGGTGCTGGCGCTGGGTGGCGCGGCGGCCGTGCTCGGTTCGGTGCTCTTTATCCTCTGGAAGACCTACTTCGGCAGCGGACGGGAGCGGCGCTGGGACGGAGGCGAGGCCTGGTGGGGCGCTGAGCCTGCCGGCCTTCCACAGTGGGACGAGTGGGAC CCCGAGGACGAGGAAGACGTGGAGCCGGCGCTGGAGGAGCTGGAGCAGCGCGAGGTGTTGGTACTGGGGCTGGACGGCTCCGGGAAAAGCACATTCCTGCGCGTGCTGGCGGGGAAGCCACCGCTGGAAGGCCACATCCCCACCTGGGGCTTCAACTCTGTGCGGCTGCCCACCAGGGACTTCGAGGTGGACCTGCTGGAGA TCGGCGGCAGCCAGAATCTGCGCTTCTACTGGAAGGAGTTTGTGAATGAAGTAGACGTGCTGGTGTTCATGGTGGACTCGGCTGACCGGCTGCGGCTGCCATGGGCCCGACAGGAGCTGCACAAGCTGCTAGACAAGGACCCTGACCTGCCTGTTGTGGTGGTGGCCAACAAGCAG GACCTGAGCGAAGCCATGAGTATGGTGGAGCTGCAGCAGGAGCTGGGTCTGCAGGCCGTCGACAGCCAGCGGGAAGTGTTCCTCCTGGCGGCCAGCATCGCCCCTGCAGGAACCAGCTTTGAAAACCCGGGCACCGTGCACATCTGGAAACTGCTCCTGGAGCTTCTCTCCTAG